One region of Polypterus senegalus isolate Bchr_013 chromosome 11, ASM1683550v1, whole genome shotgun sequence genomic DNA includes:
- the LOC120539157 gene encoding C-type lectin lectoxin-Lio3-like: MSWLSALEYCNSHYSGMATIRNEIEEWHLLQYLNETNIQEKVWIGMRSSRVFGFWFWMNDDPVTYENWVNDSSVTLQDNRHCAILDPNQKKWVKQDCAQPALFVCYRVH, encoded by the exons ATGTCTTGGCTCTCAGCTCTTGAGTACTGCAATTCCCATTACAGTGGCATGGCCACCATCCGAAACGAAATAGAAGAGTGGCATTTGCTGCAGTACCTCAATGAAACCAACATACAGGAGAAAGTGTGGATTGGGATGAGGAGCTCCAGGGTCTTTGGATTCTGGTTCTGGATGAACGATGACCCGGTCACTTATGAAAACTGGGTAAATGACTCCTCAGTGACCCTTCAAGATAACAGGCACTGTGCCATCCTGGATCCAAATCAGAAGAAGTGGGTCAAGCAGGACTGTGCACAGCCAGCCCTGTTTGTCTGCTACAGAG TGCACTGA